Proteins found in one Brachyspira murdochii DSM 12563 genomic segment:
- a CDS encoding double-cubane-cluster-containing anaerobic reductase yields MSNNNNLPEIFETFAEARKKGFLTMKEEKDKGRKVVGTFCTYTPREVIYAADAISVSLCSTNDETIPEAEKYLPKNLCPLIKSSYGFAITDKCPYMYFSDIIVGETTCDGKKKMYELLGEIKDTHVMQLPHSQNKLSLEIWKNEVKELIKKLEEKFNVKITEEKLKEAIKLCNEERKTIKDFFDLGKLVPSPIKGSEMHEALHSSNYKFDRKLYMEEIKNLTDNLKEKYNNGEHPFDENTPRILITGCPTGGLVDKIIKQIEDVGASVVCFENCVGTKNFEMLVDEENKDPIEAIAERYLNIPCSIMTPNNERMNRIKQYIDEYNIDGVIDVTLTACHTYAIETEKVRRTVEGLGKSYLAIETNYSNSDAPQLRTRLEAFVEML; encoded by the coding sequence ATGTCTAATAATAACAATTTACCAGAAATTTTTGAAACATTTGCAGAAGCTCGAAAAAAAGGCTTTCTTACTATGAAAGAAGAAAAAGATAAAGGCAGAAAAGTAGTAGGAACATTCTGTACATATACTCCTAGAGAAGTAATATATGCCGCTGATGCCATAAGCGTATCATTATGTTCTACCAATGATGAAACTATACCTGAAGCCGAAAAGTATCTGCCTAAAAACTTGTGTCCGCTAATAAAATCAAGCTACGGATTTGCTATTACTGATAAATGCCCTTATATGTATTTTTCTGATATTATAGTAGGAGAAACTACTTGCGACGGCAAAAAGAAAATGTATGAGCTTTTGGGAGAAATAAAAGATACTCATGTCATGCAGCTGCCGCATTCTCAAAATAAATTATCATTAGAAATTTGGAAAAATGAAGTAAAAGAACTTATTAAAAAACTAGAAGAAAAGTTTAATGTAAAAATAACAGAAGAAAAATTAAAAGAAGCCATCAAACTATGTAATGAAGAGAGAAAAACAATAAAAGATTTTTTTGATTTAGGAAAATTAGTACCATCTCCTATTAAAGGAAGTGAAATGCATGAAGCTTTGCATTCATCTAATTATAAATTTGACAGAAAACTTTATATGGAAGAAATAAAAAACTTAACAGATAATTTAAAAGAAAAATACAATAACGGAGAACATCCTTTTGATGAAAATACACCTAGAATTTTAATAACAGGCTGCCCTACTGGAGGACTTGTTGATAAAATAATAAAACAGATAGAAGATGTCGGAGCAAGCGTAGTATGCTTTGAAAACTGCGTGGGAACTAAAAACTTTGAAATGCTTGTTGATGAAGAAAATAAAGATCCTATAGAAGCTATCGCAGAAAGATATTTAAATATTCCATGCTCTATTATGACTCCAAATAATGAAAGAATGAATAGAATAAAGCAATACATAGATGAATATAATATAGACGGTGTTATAGATGTTACTCTCACAGCATGCCACACATATGCTATAGAAACTGAAAAAGTAAGAAGGACAGTAGAAGGATTAGGTAAATCATATTTAGCTATAGAAACTAACTACTCAAACAGCGATGCTCCGCAGTTAAGAACTAGATTAGAAGCATTTGTTGAAATGCTTTGA
- the mfd gene encoding transcription-repair coupling factor encodes MYSGEIISDILIERFTRSEEYLNFDIENIKSITGLKGGSDALLFASLFKKNSILIIKENESEAMLLSQSLNFYNIPNYYFPDYDTVPFTKMSPITDIAQERINILYRLINKEHCIIITTINAITRKIANREDLKKLYIELHIGDKLDLDNLRLKLYDLGYVIEREVAEKGTASVRGSIVDIFSVEYDNPIRIEMFDDEIESIRLFNIEDGRSFKSIDNIIIYPVREVVYSDEDVEVFLNKNSTEKEIKDNIIKRKYFAGSENLLPMFYSNLETIFDYFDYGYVFIDDALKLKTKLITILDTIRENFNDIDNMFSLIGDIEKLYINNDYFNEIVKKSINISPFITDIDIYKFNFLEGVSFKSRLTDFLDYVKEYRKKDYLIILSTGHYDQALRFYKIMQDLSPIIIAPEEEKNTKENFKEDFNKKENDNNKEEIKNTEEENHKEIILEDKNDISEENISEEKEDYSKNENNFYIITAQASSGFIKDGIKTIFIADWEVFGRKRKKVRKIPKVNKNLIETFVDLNVGDYAVHVNYGIGKYLGLTRKLSNGKEKDYITLEYAKGDKLYIPVEQMNFVQKYISGHGEAPKLTQLGGSAWDKIKSKAREDALATARELIKLYAIRSNIHGNVYGADTQWQDDFEASFKYEETADQLRAINDIKEDMESGKMMDRLVCGDVGFGKTEVAFRAVFKAIMAGKQCAILCPTTILSQQHYNNAKKRFEDFPIRIEVLNRFVTSKQAKRNKELLKNGSCDLVVGTHMLLSNDIEFKNLGLIVIDEEQRFGVKHKEALKRLRLETDVLTLSATPIPRTLNMALTGIRDISIIETPPLNRIPVKTFVTEFSEEAVVNAIERELKRDGQVFYLYNRIDTIESFALMIKKLCPKARICVAHGRMTGHQLEKIMEDFINHKYDILVSTTIIENGIDIPNANTILIDNANRLGLSELYQLRGRVGRSDREAYAYMFYPSDLALTEVAYKRLEAISEHTDLGAGFKIAMRDLEIRGAGNILGKEQSGMIYQVGYELYTQMLEEATNEYKGEIKEVTFDTVIDLKHNLFIPDCYISDSKEKISAYKLIMRSQDNEDIDHAKDYMIDKYGKLPKELEDIFDIARLKVILKRIRVLSVMEGQYNIYLKLDKYSKIDTNKLINLINTKNSGVYFDKDNLNQLIIPVIHEKENDLDWKIEKIKNTILEIESDKINEIENNEGIKNENNQNNMSITEANFKNNKSSKKGTYIRRSKSPKVIRINKDK; translated from the coding sequence ATGTACAGCGGCGAGATCATATCAGATATATTAATAGAAAGATTTACTAGAAGCGAAGAGTATTTAAATTTTGATATAGAAAATATAAAAAGTATTACAGGGCTTAAAGGAGGAAGCGATGCATTACTATTTGCATCACTTTTTAAGAAAAACAGTATTTTAATAATAAAAGAAAATGAAAGCGAGGCAATGCTCCTAAGCCAGTCATTAAACTTTTATAATATACCTAATTATTATTTTCCGGATTATGATACAGTGCCTTTTACAAAAATGTCTCCTATAACCGATATAGCTCAGGAGAGAATAAATATTTTATACAGATTAATAAATAAAGAACATTGTATTATAATAACAACCATAAACGCCATAACTAGAAAAATAGCAAACAGAGAAGACCTTAAAAAACTTTATATAGAGCTTCATATAGGCGATAAACTAGATTTAGATAATTTAAGATTAAAATTATATGATTTAGGATATGTTATAGAAAGAGAAGTTGCTGAAAAAGGTACGGCATCTGTAAGAGGAAGTATTGTAGATATATTTTCTGTAGAATATGATAATCCTATAAGAATAGAAATGTTTGATGATGAGATTGAAAGTATAAGGTTATTTAATATAGAAGACGGAAGATCATTTAAAAGTATTGACAATATAATAATTTATCCAGTACGTGAAGTTGTTTACAGCGATGAGGACGTAGAAGTTTTTTTAAATAAAAATAGTACAGAGAAAGAAATTAAAGATAATATAATTAAGAGAAAATATTTTGCTGGAAGTGAAAATCTTCTTCCAATGTTTTATTCAAATTTAGAGACTATATTTGATTATTTTGATTACGGGTATGTATTTATAGATGATGCTCTAAAATTAAAAACAAAATTAATAACAATACTTGACACTATAAGAGAAAATTTCAATGATATAGATAATATGTTTTCTCTAATAGGAGATATTGAAAAACTATATATTAACAATGATTATTTTAATGAAATAGTAAAAAAATCAATTAATATATCTCCTTTTATAACTGACATTGATATATACAAATTTAATTTTTTAGAAGGCGTTTCTTTCAAATCAAGATTGACAGACTTTCTTGATTATGTTAAAGAATACAGAAAAAAAGATTATTTAATAATTCTCTCTACTGGTCATTATGATCAGGCTTTAAGATTCTATAAAATAATGCAGGATTTGTCGCCCATAATTATAGCACCAGAGGAAGAAAAAAATACTAAGGAAAATTTTAAAGAAGATTTTAATAAAAAAGAAAATGATAATAATAAAGAAGAAATAAAAAATACTGAAGAAGAAAATCATAAAGAGATAATTTTAGAAGATAAAAATGATATATCAGAAGAAAACATATCAGAAGAAAAAGAAGACTATTCAAAAAATGAAAATAATTTTTATATTATAACAGCTCAAGCTTCTTCAGGATTTATAAAAGACGGCATAAAAACGATATTTATAGCAGACTGGGAAGTATTTGGAAGAAAAAGAAAAAAGGTAAGAAAGATACCTAAAGTAAATAAAAATCTAATAGAAACATTTGTTGATTTGAATGTAGGCGATTATGCTGTGCATGTAAATTATGGTATAGGAAAGTATTTAGGATTAACAAGAAAATTATCCAACGGAAAAGAAAAAGACTATATAACTTTAGAATATGCTAAGGGTGATAAATTATATATACCTGTTGAGCAGATGAACTTTGTACAGAAATATATATCTGGTCATGGAGAAGCTCCTAAATTAACTCAGCTTGGAGGAAGTGCTTGGGATAAGATAAAGAGTAAGGCAAGAGAAGACGCACTAGCTACTGCAAGAGAATTGATAAAACTTTATGCCATAAGATCTAATATACATGGAAATGTTTATGGTGCTGATACTCAGTGGCAGGACGATTTTGAAGCTTCATTCAAATATGAAGAAACCGCCGATCAATTAAGGGCTATAAATGATATAAAAGAAGATATGGAAAGCGGCAAGATGATGGATAGGCTTGTATGCGGAGATGTGGGATTTGGTAAAACAGAGGTGGCATTCAGAGCGGTATTTAAAGCTATAATGGCTGGTAAACAATGTGCCATACTATGTCCTACTACTATACTTTCACAGCAGCATTATAACAATGCCAAAAAAAGGTTTGAAGATTTTCCTATACGTATAGAAGTTTTAAACAGATTTGTTACAAGCAAACAGGCTAAAAGAAATAAAGAATTATTAAAAAATGGTTCCTGTGATTTGGTAGTAGGCACTCATATGCTTTTATCTAATGATATAGAGTTTAAAAATCTAGGACTTATAGTTATAGATGAAGAGCAGCGTTTCGGAGTTAAGCATAAAGAGGCTTTAAAAAGATTAAGATTAGAAACAGATGTTCTCACACTTTCAGCTACTCCTATACCTAGAACATTAAATATGGCTTTAACTGGAATAAGAGATATAAGTATTATTGAAACTCCTCCTCTAAACAGAATACCAGTAAAAACTTTTGTAACAGAGTTCAGCGAAGAGGCAGTTGTAAATGCAATAGAAAGAGAACTTAAAAGAGATGGTCAGGTATTTTATCTATATAACAGAATAGATACTATAGAATCATTCGCATTGATGATAAAAAAACTATGTCCTAAAGCACGTATATGCGTAGCACATGGAAGAATGACAGGGCATCAGTTAGAAAAAATAATGGAAGATTTTATTAATCATAAATATGATATTTTAGTTTCAACTACAATAATAGAAAACGGAATAGATATACCAAATGCCAATACTATATTAATAGATAATGCCAATAGATTAGGTTTGTCAGAGCTTTATCAGTTAAGGGGACGTGTAGGAAGAAGCGACAGAGAGGCTTATGCTTATATGTTTTATCCTAGTGATTTGGCATTAACAGAAGTTGCTTATAAAAGATTGGAAGCTATATCAGAACATACAGATTTAGGAGCTGGTTTTAAAATAGCTATGCGTGATTTAGAAATTAGAGGTGCAGGCAACATATTAGGAAAGGAGCAGTCTGGAATGATATATCAGGTTGGTTATGAACTTTATACTCAAATGCTTGAAGAGGCTACAAATGAATATAAGGGTGAAATAAAAGAAGTTACATTTGATACAGTAATAGATTTAAAGCATAATCTATTTATACCGGATTGCTATATATCTGATTCAAAAGAAAAAATATCAGCATACAAACTTATAATGCGTTCTCAGGATAATGAAGATATTGACCATGCTAAAGATTATATGATTGATAAATACGGCAAACTGCCGAAAGAATTAGAAGATATTTTTGATATAGCAAGACTTAAAGTAATATTAAAAAGAATAAGAGTATTATCAGTAATGGAAGGTCAGTATAATATATATTTGAAACTTGATAAATATTCTAAAATAGATACTAATAAACTTATAAATCTTATAAATACTAAAAATTCCGGAGTTTATTTTGATAAAGATAATCTAAATCAATTAATAATACCAGTTATACATGAAAAAGAAAACGATCTTGATTGGAAAATAGAAAAAATTAAAAATACTATACTTGAAATAGAAAGTGATAAAATTAATGAAATAGAAAATAATGAAGGTATAAAAAATGAAAATAATCAAAATAATATGAGTATTACAGAAGCTAATTTCAAAAATAATAAAAGCAGTAAAAAAGGAACTTATATTAGAAGAAGTAAATCTCCTAAAGTAATAAGAATAAATAAAGATAAATAA
- a CDS encoding flagellin N-terminal helical domain-containing protein, whose amino-acid sequence MVINNNISAINAQRTLKFRQVDLRKDAAQISSGLRINQAGDDASGLAVSEKMRTQIRGLRQAERNTQDGISFIQTTEGYLEETTNILQRIRELAIQAANGIYTDEDRLYVQIEVSQLVDEIDRVASQAQFNKLNMLTGRFARSTGENTPTASMWLHIGANMDERKRVYIGTMNSQALGLKNPVGPATSATFISVSSPAKANSVIGMVDEALLKVLKQRSDLGAYQNRLEMTAQGLMVGYENMQASESRIRDTDMAEASVKLAKDQILNQANLSMLAQANQLPQGALRLLQ is encoded by the coding sequence ATGGTTATCAACAATAATATAAGTGCTATTAATGCACAACGCACTCTTAAATTTCGCCAAGTAGATTTAAGAAAAGACGCTGCTCAGATTTCTAGCGGTTTAAGAATCAACCAAGCAGGAGACGATGCTAGTGGATTAGCAGTATCTGAAAAAATGCGTACACAAATTCGTGGTTTACGCCAAGCTGAAAGAAATACTCAAGACGGTATATCTTTCATACAAACTACAGAAGGATACTTAGAAGAAACTACTAACATTCTTCAAAGAATCCGTGAATTAGCTATACAAGCTGCTAACGGTATCTATACTGATGAAGACAGACTTTATGTACAAATCGAAGTTTCTCAATTAGTAGATGAAATCGATAGAGTTGCTTCACAAGCTCAATTCAATAAGCTTAACATGTTAACTGGTAGATTCGCTAGATCTACAGGTGAAAACACTCCTACAGCTTCTATGTGGTTGCATATTGGTGCTAACATGGATGAAAGAAAACGTGTTTATATAGGTACTATGAACAGCCAAGCTCTTGGACTTAAAAACCCAGTAGGCCCAGCTACTAGTGCTACATTCATCAGTGTTTCTAGCCCTGCTAAAGCTAACTCTGTTATAGGTATGGTAGACGAAGCTCTTCTTAAAGTATTAAAACAAAGATCTGACTTAGGTGCTTATCAAAACAGATTAGAAATGACAGCTCAAGGCTTAATGGTTGGATATGAAAACATGCAGGCTTCTGAAAGCAGAATCCGTGATACAGATATGGCTGAAGCATCAGTTAAACTTGCTAAAGACCAAATTCTTAACCAAGCTAACTTGTCTATGCTTGCTCAAGCTAATCAGTTACCACAAGGTGCTCTTAGATTATTACAATAA
- a CDS encoding ankyrin repeat domain-containing protein, with product MFTNKEKIEFFNAVEDGNIQHIKYLLNKNDYININIFSVAKILIENKNNKNVASEKDVEIDFKNKDGYTPLMIASYKGNADIVKLLLEYNASVDITNNYNYTALIYACIYGNADVVKILLEHKADMYIETTLENNYLTALMIACSGNHAEIVRILLENGYDPNYKNQKGETALIYYALMKNNKPSREIIKILLEYGADINAKDNRGFTALIWASYVGKTDFVRALLENNADTEIKNNDEENTALIYACESRNIDMVKALLEYNASPNVQDKWGRTPLIIACDYRSYDIAKILLEHNADINLSDNRKETPLMYSVNGHNIELAELLLKYNPDLTLKNNYGETALDIAHNQNLYQEKMVKLILDASSKEIKFLYAVIENKIDDVLKYISEGVDINNAVYGKFGFNALLLASRSHYKEIIKILLEHNADVNFKNYLNNTALEYISNNDNNFDIAEEFIKRGASVNAMDNDGITPLMCAASYNAEKILNLLIENNADINIQTKLGSSALILAAMHNYINIVKILIENKADVFARDVYGRRALYYASKNENYDMFNIFKSYHDKEYKRNSKFLNSVSYGETEKVLKYISKGIDVNFQDDFGDTPLTLVEKRKIAKILLDNNADINKRGKEGYTPLMAAIKKEHVKLAEFFIKNNADINMTDPEGNTALVIAAKKKNAYIFELLLKNGADLSMNNEYIKWSIIFDDEIKSIFEKYSK from the coding sequence ATGTTTACAAATAAAGAAAAAATTGAATTTTTCAATGCTGTAGAAGACGGCAATATTCAGCATATAAAATATTTATTAAATAAAAATGATTATATAAATATAAATATATTTTCAGTAGCAAAAATATTAATTGAAAATAAAAATAATAAAAATGTTGCTTCAGAAAAAGATGTTGAAATTGATTTTAAGAATAAAGACGGATATACTCCTTTAATGATTGCCTCTTACAAAGGAAATGCTGATATAGTAAAACTTTTATTAGAGTATAATGCTTCTGTAGATATAACTAACAATTATAATTATACTGCTTTGATATATGCATGTATTTATGGCAATGCCGATGTAGTTAAAATTCTTCTTGAACACAAAGCTGATATGTATATAGAGACTACATTAGAAAATAATTATTTAACTGCATTGATGATAGCCTGCAGCGGAAATCATGCTGAAATAGTGAGAATATTACTTGAAAACGGCTATGATCCTAATTATAAAAATCAAAAAGGAGAAACGGCATTAATATATTATGCCTTAATGAAAAATAATAAACCTAGCAGAGAAATAATAAAAATATTATTAGAGTATGGAGCAGATATAAACGCAAAGGACAATAGAGGCTTTACAGCATTAATATGGGCTTCTTATGTTGGAAAAACTGATTTTGTAAGAGCTTTATTAGAGAATAATGCTGATACAGAAATAAAAAATAATGATGAAGAAAATACCGCCTTAATATATGCATGTGAAAGTAGAAATATTGATATGGTTAAAGCTTTACTTGAATATAATGCAAGTCCTAATGTACAAGATAAATGGGGCAGAACTCCTTTGATAATTGCATGTGATTATCGTTCTTATGATATAGCAAAAATATTGTTAGAGCATAATGCTGATATTAATTTATCAGATAATAGAAAAGAAACCCCTCTGATGTATAGTGTAAATGGACATAATATAGAGCTTGCTGAGCTTCTTTTGAAATATAATCCTGATTTGACATTAAAAAATAACTATGGAGAAACTGCATTAGATATAGCACATAATCAAAATCTTTATCAAGAGAAAATGGTAAAATTAATATTAGATGCTTCATCTAAGGAAATAAAATTTTTATATGCAGTTATTGAAAATAAAATAGATGATGTTTTGAAATATATTTCTGAAGGAGTTGATATTAATAATGCTGTATACGGGAAATTCGGATTTAATGCATTGCTTTTAGCTTCACGCAGTCATTATAAAGAAATAATAAAAATATTATTAGAACATAATGCTGATGTTAATTTTAAAAATTATTTAAATAATACAGCTTTAGAATATATTTCTAATAATGACAATAACTTTGATATAGCAGAAGAGTTTATAAAAAGAGGAGCCTCTGTAAATGCTATGGATAATGACGGCATTACTCCTTTAATGTGTGCTGCTTCTTATAATGCTGAAAAAATATTAAACTTATTAATAGAAAATAATGCTGATATCAATATTCAAACTAAATTAGGTTCTAGTGCTTTAATTCTTGCTGCTATGCATAATTATATTAATATAGTAAAAATTTTAATAGAAAATAAAGCTGATGTATTTGCAAGAGATGTTTATGGAAGAAGAGCATTATATTATGCGAGTAAAAATGAAAATTATGATATGTTTAACATTTTTAAAAGTTATCATGATAAAGAATATAAGAGAAACTCCAAATTTCTTAATAGTGTTTCATATGGAGAAACTGAAAAAGTATTAAAATACATATCAAAAGGAATAGATGTTAACTTTCAAGATGATTTTGGAGATACGCCTTTAACTCTTGTTGAAAAGAGAAAAATTGCAAAAATATTATTAGATAATAATGCAGATATTAATAAAAGAGGAAAAGAGGGATATACTCCTCTAATGGCTGCTATTAAGAAAGAACATGTAAAACTTGCAGAGTTTTTTATAAAAAATAATGCTGATATTAACATGACAGACCCTGAAGGAAATACTGCATTAGTTATAGCAGCCAAAAAGAAAAATGCTTACATATTTGAGCTTTTACTAAAAAATGGAGCAGATTTATCTATGAATAATGAATATATAAAGTGGTCAATAATCTTTGATGATGAAATAAAAAGCATATTTGAAAAATACAGCAAGTGA
- a CDS encoding sigma factor-like helix-turn-helix DNA-binding protein, which translates to MCNLCPKYDTCKKLCNDVLKEINKSLGTRKVNSDRTDSRETVLTNDDLDNILYSNALTESEYSRVSNLIIAILTPKQKKIMKLFSEGRTQEELAVMLNVTQSAVSQYLTVIKKEISKQFNMVINA; encoded by the coding sequence ATGTGTAATTTATGTCCTAAATATGACACCTGCAAAAAACTTTGTAATGATGTTTTGAAAGAGATTAATAAGAGTTTGGGTACTAGAAAAGTTAATTCTGATAGAACAGACAGCAGAGAAACAGTATTAACAAATGATGACTTGGATAATATCCTTTATTCAAATGCCCTCACAGAAAGCGAGTACAGCAGGGTATCAAATTTAATAATAGCAATACTTACCCCAAAGCAGAAAAAGATAATGAAGCTTTTTTCTGAAGGCAGAACTCAGGAGGAATTAGCTGTTATGCTCAATGTAACACAGTCTGCGGTATCCCAGTATTTAACTGTTATAAAAAAGGAGATATCAAAGCAGTTTAATATGGTTATTAATGCGTAG
- a CDS encoding acyl-CoA dehydratase activase has translation MYYIGIDIGSTASKVAVFDDEKNDLTELFMIPTGWSGVEAASKILEILKEKNINKENSYFTGTGYGRVAIEYANKTVTEITCHAKGANFLFNNLNGTLIDIGGQDTKIISIKNGKVDNFIMNDKCSAGTGRFIELMANSLGCSIPTLLEEAQKCNDTDVVISSMCTVFAETEVISLKASGKQKNEIAYAIVNSVANKAASLCGKFKDDTYFLTGGLCVFDYLIKTLEKTLGGKVITDSRGQYAGAIGAAIIGFEKNASNKNKIKQNSSNTESKEKKEEIKDKRLIITFNTTTDVMRAEKSFKNIMEETNELLGKIISIPSEISAGCGMSWESEIYLKDKLTNILKENDIEYDNFYEIYK, from the coding sequence ATGTATTATATTGGCATAGATATAGGCTCAACTGCTTCAAAGGTAGCAGTTTTTGATGATGAAAAAAATGATTTGACAGAATTATTTATGATTCCTACAGGCTGGTCTGGAGTAGAAGCGGCTTCAAAAATATTAGAAATTCTTAAAGAAAAAAATATAAATAAAGAAAACTCATATTTTACAGGTACAGGTTATGGAAGAGTAGCAATAGAATATGCAAATAAAACTGTAACTGAAATTACTTGTCATGCCAAAGGTGCTAATTTTTTATTCAATAATTTAAACGGAACTTTAATTGATATAGGCGGACAAGATACAAAAATAATAAGCATAAAGAATGGGAAAGTAGACAATTTTATTATGAATGATAAATGCTCTGCTGGTACTGGAAGATTTATAGAATTAATGGCAAACTCTTTGGGCTGTTCTATACCTACTCTTCTTGAAGAGGCTCAAAAATGTAATGATACTGATGTTGTTATAAGCTCTATGTGTACAGTATTTGCAGAAACGGAAGTTATAAGTCTTAAAGCTAGCGGAAAACAAAAAAATGAAATAGCATATGCAATAGTAAACTCTGTTGCAAATAAAGCAGCATCTCTTTGCGGAAAGTTTAAAGATGATACATACTTTCTTACTGGAGGATTATGTGTATTTGATTATTTAATAAAAACTTTAGAAAAAACATTAGGCGGAAAAGTTATTACAGACAGCAGAGGTCAATATGCAGGTGCTATAGGGGCTGCTATCATTGGTTTTGAAAAAAATGCATCTAATAAAAATAAAATAAAACAAAACTCTTCAAATACAGAAAGCAAAGAAAAAAAAGAAGAAATTAAAGACAAAAGATTAATAATAACTTTTAATACCACAACAGATGTTATGAGAGCTGAAAAATCATTTAAAAATATTATGGAAGAAACGAATGAGCTTCTTGGCAAAATAATATCAATACCTAGCGAAATATCAGCAGGATGCGGAATGTCTTGGGAAAGTGAAATATATTTAAAAGATAAATTAACTAATATATTAAAAGAAAATGATATAGAATACGACAATTTTTATGAAATATATAAATAG
- a CDS encoding aminotransferase class V-fold PLP-dependent enzyme, producing MIYFDNAATTLKKPDTVAKAVFEAINSFANASRGSYEASLNSERIILETRERIVKLFNGYTPNYTAFTSNSTEALNTAIKGIIQNHKDSHIITTSLEHNSVLRPLYEIEELGTELTIINADIKGQINYNDIEKNIKRNTKAIICTHASNVTGDVLDIDFIGSLCKKHDILFILDASQSAGNIDIDMKKSNIDIVCFTGHKGLMGPQGTGGLCIKKGIDIKPLKTGGSGIKTYSKTQPENMPVRLEAGTLNSHSIAGLNAALKFIEEEGIEKIRNHERQLAKYFYDEIKNIENIKFYGNYNTDKRTSIVSLNISDIDSAKISDILSSEYNIATRSGGHCAPLMHTSLNTVNQGIVRFSFSYFNTIEEIENGINAIKEISRRF from the coding sequence ATGATTTATTTTGATAATGCTGCAACTACATTAAAAAAGCCTGATACTGTTGCAAAAGCAGTTTTTGAGGCTATAAATAGTTTTGCTAATGCATCAAGAGGTTCTTATGAAGCATCATTAAACAGTGAAAGAATAATACTTGAAACAAGAGAAAGAATTGTAAAACTTTTTAACGGATACACTCCAAACTATACAGCATTTACAAGTAATTCTACAGAAGCATTAAATACTGCAATTAAAGGTATAATACAAAATCATAAAGATAGTCATATTATAACAACATCATTAGAACATAATAGCGTTTTAAGACCTCTTTATGAAATAGAGGAACTTGGAACGGAACTTACAATAATAAATGCGGATATCAAAGGCCAAATAAATTATAATGATATAGAAAAAAATATAAAACGAAATACAAAAGCAATCATATGTACTCATGCCTCTAATGTTACAGGAGATGTTTTAGATATAGATTTTATAGGCAGTTTATGCAAAAAACATGATATACTTTTTATACTAGATGCTTCTCAAAGTGCAGGAAATATAGATATAGATATGAAAAAAAGTAATATTGATATTGTATGCTTTACTGGTCATAAGGGGCTTATGGGACCTCAGGGAACCGGCGGGCTATGTATAAAAAAAGGCATAGATATAAAACCATTAAAAACTGGAGGTTCTGGCATTAAAACTTATTCAAAAACTCAGCCTGAAAATATGCCCGTAAGACTTGAGGCAGGTACTTTAAATAGTCATTCTATAGCAGGACTTAATGCTGCATTAAAGTTTATAGAAGAAGAAGGCATAGAAAAAATAAGAAATCATGAAAGACAATTAGCAAAATATTTTTATGATGAGATAAAAAACATAGAAAATATAAAGTTTTACGGTAATTATAATACTGATAAAAGAACATCAATAGTATCTTTAAATATTTCAGATATTGATTCTGCTAAAATATCGGATATACTTTCCTCTGAATACAATATAGCTACTAGGTCTGGAGGACATTGTGCACCGCTTATGCATACTTCTCTTAATACTGTCAATCAGGGTATTGTGAGATTTAGTTTTTCTTATTTTAATACAATAGAAGAAATAGAAAATGGTATTAATGCCATAAAAGAGATAAGCAGGCGTTTTTAA
- the csrA gene encoding carbon storage regulator CsrA, with translation MLVLSRKINQSIVIGDNIEIMLVDIRGDQIKLGINAPKNVKIFRKEVYEEIESQNLEASKEATADKLNILSNFVKNKFGNNKK, from the coding sequence ATGCTTGTACTTTCTAGAAAAATAAATCAAAGCATAGTCATAGGCGACAATATAGAAATAATGTTGGTAGATATAAGAGGCGATCAAATAAAATTAGGAATTAATGCCCCTAAAAATGTAAAAATATTCAGAAAAGAAGTTTATGAAGAAATAGAAAGCCAAAACTTAGAAGCGTCTAAAGAGGCTACAGCTGATAAATTAAATATATTAAGCAATTTTGTTAAAAATAAATTCGGAAATAACAAAAAATAA